Below is a window of Acidisarcina sp. DNA.
GGAACGCTGATGACCTGCTGGTAGAGATTTATGTCGCCGATCCGCAGCGCTCGCTCCTCATTGGTGCTCATCGTCGTCGCAAAGGCGAGCTGTGAGTACCAGTGTGCGACCATCCATTTTTCTCTGCTTCGCGAAACGTCGAGCCAGATGCGCTGCTCCTGCATAGTCAGTGCGCGCGGGATGTCCTGCTCCTCGACCAGGAGAGGCTCATACGCGTCGTCCAGCTCCGGCGTCCAGGCCTTCCCCCTTTTCATGATGGCCTTCAGCAGCGCCAGCTCCTGATTGCATTTGAGCGGAGACGCGGGACTCGGCCCCTTCTCCTTCGCGCCGCCGCGGGGGATGCGAATGAACGGATCCGTGCCCGAGGTGCGCGCAATTTGATATTGCTTGAGGTGCCCTGGATGGATCTTTTCCAGCGGCAGGGCGCCGAAAAACAACCTGAGAGACTCAATATATTGGCGCAGAGTGCGCTCGGTGGTGGGGCGAATATATCGCGCGGGATGCGATGGATCAGCTGCCACGGTGCGGTAGCTGATCCATAAGTCTGATGCGTGAGAAAAATCAAGGACAGGAGTAATGGCGCAGAGATACATAGCTCGCAGTTCGGCGCACGCCGGGCAATCTATGTGCCCGATCGTGTGCTGGTTTGGATTGTGTCGTTGCGTCCGATTGTAATCACCCACGATTGCACCCGCCCTGCAACTCCCTAGTCATTGACGCGACTCCTGTTAGATACCTGTTAGACAGTCAATAGCTACCTGATGAGTACACATTTCGTCGGGTACGATGCCGCTATGCCCGCAATGAAGCAAATCACACTGCGATTGAGCGCGAGCCAGTTGCGCCAACTGGATCGGCTCGCCGACAAGCTGCAGATCGATAAGGCGAACGTGATTCGGCTTGCTATTACCCGCCTGGCCGAATCCGAAAGCATCCCCCGCACGTCCCGCTGACGGAGTTCTCGGTATTCCAAATTCAACATGGTTCCGCGCATATTCCGTCACCCTTTGTGACCGTGCGATTGTTTGTACTATGTATGTACATCATTTGCAATGCAAATAATTGCAAATGATACGAATCACTATTGCAACGCTAGCCGTGTTGGCTTAGAGTTGTTTGGCATGAAGCAAGCCCCACCGAAAACCAGCAAGAAAGGGCGGCCGCAGGCACAGACGGTTTGTCTGCGCGTCCAGCCGCAGCAGCTCGAAGATTTGGATCGATTGGCGGATCGGGCGGGAACCACGCGCAGCAGCCTGATTCAGCTAGCTATCGCGCGGCTGCTAGAGAAGGGACTCTGATATGGAACGGAACGAATTGTTACTCGCAGCAGCGATGGAAGAGCGCAAGAAGGCGGCCGTGCCGCAAGTGGGGGCGGCAGCTCCGACTACACCGCTCACACTGGGCAAGCTGGCGCTCGGCGTATTCCTCGGCGACATGCTGGCCGGCATCGTCGGAGCCGCGCTCTATGTCCTGGTGCACAACCTCTGAAAGGATTGCTATGCGGACACTACTGACAGCTTTCATTCTTACTGCCTTTGTATCCTCTGGAGCCGAGACCCACAGCTCGGTGCAAACCAAGTCTCATATCGATCCAGGGATAGCCACGACATGGATCGAGCCGCTACACGTGCCCCCTGGGCAGGGACCGGCCCTCAAGATGCGCCTGAGGTTCGAACCGTATGTCGGCCAGAAGCTCGACAAAAAAGAGAAGTTCTTTCGGCTCGCGATTACACCCATCGGAGGACTAGCCGACATAGATTACCCTGACGGCGTGTCGCTGCTCTTCGTCGCAGATGGGGCGGAGACAACCATTGAGCAGGTGAGGGCAGTATTCAAGCAGGGACTTTTTGGCCCGACTCCTGATTACTCCTGGGACGCGCCTGTTGCAGCCGCCCTGGTGCGCAATATTGCCGCGAGCAAATCGGTTTGGGCTACCGTCCTATCGCGCGGCGGCCAGCGCATCAGCGTCCAGCTCACCGATCGGCAGATTGGAGTGTTTCGCGATATGGTTCAGGTTTACGACTCAATGGAGCCTCAGGCCGCGGCCGCGGACATCGTGCACCCTTAATCCGCAAATACACTGTTACGCACTATGCCAGCAGATTAGGCGGGCTCGTGGGCCTATATCTTTACGGCCTGCTTGGTTGTCTTGTGCTGGCTAGGGATAGAGTGCCGCATTGCGTTCTCAGCGCTGTCATTCACCCGACCCTGCATGATGGTCTGAAATTTGTCTGGAGCGGAATCTAGTAGCGCAGTCTCATCGTGCGTGAACTTGGCAAACACCGTACTAGTTGGCACACGTACATAGTTGCCGAGTAACTCATCCCGGGTGAGAGTGGCTTTCCATGCAGCATAATCTGCATCGCTGATGGTCTTGACCTTGTGCATCTCGGGGTAGTGGATGGTCTTGTCTGTGCAGAGCTGCACATGGACCTCAGCCTCTCTTCGTGCGGGGTTGAGCGTCATGGCTACTCCGCAATCAGGGCAGAGGACCGAGCCGTCCTTTTGGATTAGTCCCGCTTGCTTAGCCATCTCTGGAGATAGAGACGCGTGGCAGCAGGTGCAGGGGATGTTAGGGTCTGCGCAGTTCGAGCACCGACACACGTAGAGAGCCGGATACTCGTGGACGTGCATGACTGGATCTCGGTAGCAGTAGTGATCGAGCGATGCGAGGAGAGATGTCTTTTTATTGGGCATGGGG
It encodes the following:
- a CDS encoding ribbon-helix-helix protein, CopG family, translating into MKQAPPKTSKKGRPQAQTVCLRVQPQQLEDLDRLADRAGTTRSSLIQLAIARLLEKGL
- a CDS encoding tyrosine-type recombinase/integrase — encoded protein: MAADPSHPARYIRPTTERTLRQYIESLRLFFGALPLEKIHPGHLKQYQIARTSGTDPFIRIPRGGAKEKGPSPASPLKCNQELALLKAIMKRGKAWTPELDDAYEPLLVEEQDIPRALTMQEQRIWLDVSRSREKWMVAHWYSQLAFATTMSTNEERALRIGDINLYQQVISVPYAGAKNKYRHRTIELVGADVLWAVERLVERARELGSVEPQHYLFPLRHGTGPYHPDQPMTSSGLKRAWNELRVATGLTWFRPYDTRHTAITRMAEAGTPIDIIMSRAGHVGERMRRHYTHISQAAQRRWVTWQQSYEQRIPPQPDYYGPVAQQYGSSRRWS
- a CDS encoding ribbon-helix-helix protein, CopG family, with protein sequence MKQITLRLSASQLRQLDRLADKLQIDKANVIRLAITRLAESESIPRTSR